Proteins encoded within one genomic window of Prauserella marina:
- a CDS encoding response regulator transcription factor: protein MLLVDDDPLVRTGLSMILGSTGDIVVVAEASDGDEVVPKVALHAPDVVLMDIRMPRVDGLAATAAVTALPRPPKVLVLTTYDLDEYVFDALAAGASGFLLKEGSPQEIVDAVRVVAAGEAMLSPRTTRTLIGHFVAARTSPRRQRARAALDVLTDREREIVTAVASGKSNAEIASGLYLSEATVKTHLTRIFAKIDAANRVQLTIFAYEAGLVTV from the coding sequence GTGCTGCTCGTCGATGACGACCCGCTCGTCCGAACCGGATTGTCGATGATTCTCGGCAGCACGGGCGACATCGTCGTCGTCGCGGAGGCCAGTGACGGAGACGAGGTCGTCCCCAAGGTCGCGCTTCACGCGCCCGACGTGGTGCTGATGGACATCCGGATGCCCCGCGTGGACGGGCTCGCGGCGACCGCGGCGGTGACGGCGCTCCCCAGGCCGCCGAAGGTACTGGTGCTCACCACCTACGACCTCGACGAGTACGTTTTCGACGCGCTCGCCGCCGGTGCCAGCGGGTTTCTGCTGAAGGAAGGCTCACCACAGGAGATCGTCGACGCGGTGCGGGTGGTCGCGGCAGGGGAGGCGATGCTGTCTCCTCGTACGACACGCACGCTGATCGGTCACTTCGTGGCCGCGAGGACCAGCCCGCGCAGGCAACGCGCGAGGGCCGCGCTCGATGTCCTCACCGACCGGGAGCGGGAGATCGTCACCGCCGTCGCCTCCGGAAAGTCCAACGCGGAGATCGCCTCGGGCCTGTATCTCAGCGAGGCCACCGTGAAGACTCATCTCACGCGGATCTTCGCCAAGATCGACGCGGCCAACCGGGTCCAGCTCACGATCTTCGCCTACGAGGCGGGTCTGGTCACGGTGTGA
- a CDS encoding DUF3558 family protein translates to MRQRMLTAAVSVFACALMVAGCSTTTSGTAFKAGEAPQDGGPAAEESGPGPAPDPRDAEAVDEALRQLDPCLLFDMDVANKRIGEPGTTATPRGPHSCMLTPAGEYEPGGEPLNVAVGAPVDHMTRYTGKPVDLGGVTAYELRDYGESRNRCVLTIPVSFSKGIEFDYAFADSDTCPIVAEYATAAVKKLQDPDTLKLDQQGRPFSRWDGCTFLRTLLGDESEQYRFAPNRGYDPLASCETFPADASDYSQTPVLSVRYNTVGDSPLGDPTDIAGKTVFVYQQSSGCKATWAQTDSKTGNEHLKDLEFELEAGDCDAAAGLAEQAIGLVDQAPPPNDKVQRPLLYGPDERDNGEKGACEHFGAPNNREECAPYEDDVTVPQGKEAIIEASGEDNRVQCAVFRDAIRDIYGPEFEPLTFGAHCIFVEETHSVAITVNVTPAYPAGDYGTDESLYSERRETEFGGKQAVSFYDSGKTAYDIYLSPDNDVAAHGHVHIGVELLPERGVLVGERKPDPETLARADEVMTKVVEQYFAS, encoded by the coding sequence ATGCGGCAGAGAATGCTGACCGCGGCCGTCTCCGTGTTCGCGTGCGCGCTCATGGTGGCAGGCTGCTCGACGACCACCAGCGGTACCGCGTTCAAGGCGGGTGAAGCGCCACAGGACGGCGGCCCCGCCGCCGAGGAATCCGGGCCGGGCCCCGCCCCCGACCCACGCGACGCCGAGGCCGTGGACGAGGCGCTGCGCCAACTCGACCCGTGCCTGCTGTTCGACATGGACGTCGCGAACAAACGCATCGGCGAACCGGGAACGACGGCCACCCCGCGCGGCCCGCACTCCTGCATGCTGACCCCGGCAGGCGAGTACGAGCCGGGCGGCGAGCCGCTCAACGTCGCGGTAGGGGCACCTGTCGACCACATGACCCGCTACACGGGGAAGCCGGTCGACCTCGGCGGCGTGACCGCCTATGAGCTGAGGGACTACGGCGAGAGCAGGAACCGGTGCGTGCTGACGATCCCGGTGAGCTTCAGCAAGGGCATCGAGTTCGACTACGCCTTCGCCGATTCCGACACCTGCCCCATCGTCGCCGAGTACGCGACGGCCGCCGTCAAGAAGTTGCAGGATCCCGACACGCTGAAACTCGATCAGCAGGGCAGGCCGTTCTCGCGGTGGGACGGCTGTACCTTCCTGCGCACCCTGCTCGGCGACGAGAGCGAGCAGTACCGGTTCGCCCCGAACCGGGGCTACGACCCGCTCGCGAGCTGCGAGACGTTCCCCGCCGATGCCAGTGATTACTCGCAGACTCCGGTGCTGTCGGTGCGCTACAACACGGTCGGAGATTCCCCGCTCGGCGATCCCACCGACATCGCGGGCAAGACGGTGTTCGTCTATCAGCAGTCCTCCGGCTGCAAGGCCACCTGGGCTCAGACGGACTCGAAGACCGGCAACGAACACCTCAAGGATCTGGAGTTCGAACTCGAAGCCGGTGACTGCGATGCGGCCGCCGGCCTCGCCGAACAGGCCATCGGTCTTGTCGACCAGGCACCACCGCCGAATGACAAGGTGCAGCGCCCGCTGCTGTACGGGCCGGACGAGCGGGACAACGGTGAAAAGGGCGCCTGCGAGCACTTCGGCGCGCCCAACAACAGGGAAGAGTGCGCGCCCTACGAGGACGACGTGACCGTGCCGCAGGGCAAGGAAGCCATCATCGAGGCATCCGGCGAGGACAACCGCGTCCAGTGCGCCGTGTTCCGCGACGCCATCCGCGACATCTACGGTCCGGAGTTCGAGCCACTGACCTTCGGCGCGCACTGCATCTTCGTCGAGGAGACGCACAGCGTCGCGATCACCGTCAACGTCACTCCTGCCTATCCAGCCGGTGACTACGGCACCGACGAATCGCTCTACAGCGAACGGCGGGAAACCGAGTTCGGCGGCAAACAGGCGGTGAGCTTCTACGACAGCGGCAAGACCGCCTACGACATCTATCTCTCACCCGACAACGACGTCGCGGCACACGGCCACGTGCACATCGGTGTCGAGCTGCTGCCGGAACGCGGAGTGCTGGTAGGGGAACGCAAGCCCGATCCCGAGACGCTTGCCCGCGCCGACGAGGTCATGACCAAGGTCGTGGAGCAGTACTTCGCGAGCTGA
- a CDS encoding flavin-containing monooxygenase — MEQVIVIGAGQSGIAVAGALLRRGLRPLVLTADAEPAGAWPHYYDSLKVFTPAWFNALPGQPFPGDPHRYPHRDEVADYLRSGAARLDCEIRTGQLVTEVTRQDSGYRVLTADGAELRALAVVAASGQFTNPHRPPLPALAGYAGTVLHSADYRGPEPFAGKRVVVVGAGNSAVQIAVELALRAEGAEVTLASRGPVHYATNEPVPGGSRFWPVLAAAAKLPVGRFLKPGSIPVIDTDGYREAIEAGKPERREMFTGSRGTKLEWKGRAADDVDVVLLATGYRPALDYLRPLGALGADGLPAHRNGLSKTHRGLAFVGLDYQRTILSATLHGVGADAAYVAKRLRPARPPR; from the coding sequence ATGGAGCAGGTGATCGTCATCGGAGCCGGCCAGTCGGGTATCGCCGTGGCGGGCGCCTTGCTGCGGAGAGGGCTGCGCCCGCTGGTACTGACGGCCGATGCCGAACCGGCAGGCGCGTGGCCGCACTATTACGACTCCCTCAAGGTGTTCACCCCTGCCTGGTTCAACGCCTTGCCCGGACAGCCCTTCCCCGGCGACCCGCACCGTTACCCGCACCGGGACGAGGTCGCCGATTACCTGCGTTCCGGCGCGGCGCGGCTCGACTGCGAGATCAGAACCGGGCAACTGGTCACCGAGGTCACGAGGCAGGATTCCGGCTACCGCGTGCTGACGGCGGATGGCGCCGAACTGCGCGCGCTGGCCGTCGTCGCGGCGAGCGGTCAGTTCACCAATCCGCACCGGCCGCCGCTTCCCGCGCTCGCCGGATACGCGGGGACCGTCCTGCACTCGGCCGACTACCGGGGACCGGAGCCCTTCGCGGGCAAGCGGGTCGTGGTGGTCGGCGCGGGCAACTCCGCCGTGCAGATCGCCGTCGAACTCGCCCTGCGCGCCGAGGGGGCCGAGGTGACACTGGCCAGTCGCGGCCCCGTCCATTACGCGACGAACGAGCCGGTACCCGGCGGCTCCCGGTTCTGGCCGGTGCTCGCCGCGGCGGCGAAGCTTCCCGTCGGCAGGTTCCTCAAGCCGGGAAGCATCCCGGTCATCGACACCGACGGGTACCGCGAGGCGATCGAGGCGGGCAAGCCCGAACGCAGGGAGATGTTCACCGGATCGCGCGGCACCAAGCTGGAGTGGAAGGGGAGGGCGGCCGACGACGTCGACGTCGTCCTGCTGGCCACCGGATACCGGCCCGCGCTCGACTATCTTCGCCCGCTCGGCGCGCTCGGTGCCGACGGTCTTCCCGCCCACCGCAACGGGTTGTCGAAGACTCACCGGGGACTGGCCTTCGTCGGGCTCGACTACCAGCGCACGATCCTGTCCGCGACCCTGCATGGGGTCGGTGCCGACGCCGCCTACGTCGCGAAGCGCCTCCGGCCGGCCCGCCCGCCCCGGTGA
- a CDS encoding DUF1772 domain-containing protein, with the protein MRDRFTFVWSLGYVWVAMVAFGGILVDSIVIYPNVFHDPPASLEGSMDFFLITGPADLFPPLGAATVIAGAVTLVLVWRTSARLWIGGSLLTLVLGEFLFSMLFFWPRNDIMFEEGIAVHSVEFLRETAAQFQAGHWVRLAMSGVTATLVLIGFLRYHRDRVIAATEQKKLVTA; encoded by the coding sequence GTGCGAGACAGATTCACGTTCGTGTGGTCGCTGGGGTATGTGTGGGTGGCGATGGTCGCCTTCGGAGGGATCCTCGTCGACAGCATCGTCATCTATCCCAACGTGTTTCACGACCCGCCCGCGTCGCTGGAGGGATCGATGGACTTCTTTTTGATCACCGGCCCCGCTGATCTCTTCCCGCCGCTCGGTGCCGCGACCGTCATCGCGGGAGCGGTGACCCTGGTGCTGGTGTGGCGCACCTCGGCGAGGTTGTGGATCGGGGGCAGCCTGCTGACCCTGGTGCTCGGCGAGTTCCTGTTCTCGATGCTGTTCTTCTGGCCGCGCAACGACATCATGTTCGAGGAGGGCATCGCGGTGCACTCCGTGGAGTTCCTGCGCGAGACGGCGGCCCAGTTCCAGGCCGGGCACTGGGTGCGCCTCGCGATGAGCGGCGTGACGGCGACGCTCGTGCTCATCGGTTTCCTGCGCTACCACCGTGACCGGGTCATCGCCGCCACCGAACAGAAGAAGCTGGTGACCGCATGA
- a CDS encoding ABC transporter substrate-binding protein, translating into MVVVITAIITVALFAAACTGTGLRSGDRQRSSQLIVGFTQEPADWNFLRNPTTAIRSLLFYNVVETLITQDADGRLRPLLAKDFRVTADGKRYVFELRNATFHNGERLSGEDVVYSAKLARASPLSEISAPFRDVRRIAKIDDRTVEFTLATPSRAFALAMATKVPIIPSGSEPELASHPVGTGPFSFAEWRNGVRVVLEADRDYWGRPPAFARVEWRFIADLNAALNALLAGDIDVLPAVIEKNEVRKVDNSEGFTSVPVASQEILYVTLNARSPKFRDPLVRQAIAHAIDRDTLAEGMELVAKPTCVLINPPTELLHSDHCPYRYDPALARRSLAEAGVEGLRVRFPYFTDQFSIVTEILAQQLGHAGVELEPENMDLATYADRVVGNNDFEATVVSGPQQIESWRCPGWYTGDCLPALDRLLAEADAAATEAEWARSRRAAAELQAERAFVIPLGTVVQNALHRDDLTGFATSSAASEFDLRGIHWVNERH; encoded by the coding sequence GTGGTGGTCGTCATCACCGCGATCATCACCGTGGCCCTCTTCGCCGCCGCCTGTACCGGAACCGGGCTGCGCAGCGGAGACCGGCAGCGGTCCTCGCAGCTCATCGTCGGCTTCACGCAGGAGCCGGCCGACTGGAACTTCCTGCGCAACCCCACGACGGCCATTCGTTCGCTGTTGTTTTACAACGTGGTGGAAACGCTCATCACCCAGGACGCCGACGGCCGGTTGCGGCCATTGCTCGCGAAGGATTTCCGGGTCACCGCCGACGGGAAGCGGTACGTCTTCGAACTGAGGAACGCGACTTTCCACAACGGCGAACGCCTGTCGGGTGAGGACGTCGTCTACTCGGCGAAACTGGCGCGCGCGTCGCCGCTTTCGGAGATTTCGGCGCCCTTCCGGGACGTCAGGCGGATCGCGAAGATCGACGACCGGACCGTCGAATTCACGCTGGCCACGCCGAGCCGCGCGTTCGCGCTGGCCATGGCGACGAAGGTGCCGATCATTCCCAGCGGTTCCGAACCGGAGCTGGCGAGCCATCCGGTCGGGACCGGTCCGTTCAGCTTCGCGGAATGGCGCAACGGAGTGCGGGTCGTGCTGGAGGCCGACAGGGACTACTGGGGCAGGCCACCCGCGTTCGCTCGCGTCGAGTGGCGGTTCATCGCCGACCTCAACGCGGCGCTCAACGCCCTGCTCGCCGGTGACATCGACGTGTTGCCTGCCGTCATCGAGAAGAACGAGGTCAGGAAGGTGGACAACAGCGAGGGGTTCACGTCGGTCCCCGTCGCGAGCCAGGAAATCCTGTACGTCACGCTCAACGCGCGAAGCCCGAAGTTCCGCGACCCGCTGGTCAGGCAGGCCATCGCGCACGCCATCGATCGCGACACCCTCGCCGAGGGCATGGAACTGGTGGCGAAGCCGACCTGCGTGCTCATCAATCCGCCGACGGAACTGCTGCACAGCGACCACTGTCCCTACCGTTACGACCCCGCGCTCGCCAGGAGATCGCTCGCCGAGGCGGGGGTGGAAGGGCTGCGGGTGCGGTTTCCCTATTTCACCGATCAGTTCTCGATCGTGACCGAGATACTTGCCCAGCAACTCGGGCACGCGGGCGTGGAGCTCGAACCGGAGAACATGGATCTGGCGACGTACGCGGACCGGGTCGTCGGCAACAACGACTTCGAGGCGACCGTCGTCAGCGGCCCGCAACAGATCGAGAGCTGGCGGTGCCCAGGGTGGTACACGGGCGACTGCCTTCCCGCGCTCGACCGGCTGCTCGCGGAGGCGGATGCCGCCGCGACCGAAGCGGAATGGGCGAGGTCACGCCGGGCCGCCGCCGAGCTACAGGCCGAAAGGGCGTTCGTGATTCCACTCGGCACGGTCGTGCAGAACGCGCTGCACCGGGACGACCTGACCGGATTCGCCACGTCGAGCGCGGCGAGCGAATTCGACCTGCGCGGAATCCACTGGGTGAACGAGCGGCACTGA
- a CDS encoding ABC transporter permease, with translation MIRLAARSAAVLLGSALAGSLVIFLLLRVLGGDAAVVILGRSATPESLAALRAELGLDRSWFVQYTDWLGGLVRGELGRSYAASYDIAGEIGARLGVTLSLALVSIVLAALLALPLGTFAAVNARRAAGGFVDVLTQFGLAIPVFWGGLLLIVVFSIRLGWFPAGGYVPWTVSPLDAVRALTLPVVALTVPVTAVFARYVRAAMLDILDQDFIRTAMAKGRTLGGAAMVHGVRNASVSLLTIGALQLGTLIAGTVVIENVFTLPGLGGLLLSALTGREVMVVQSVAFVIMLIILVLNFLLDLSYGLVDPRIRDREGERA, from the coding sequence ATGATCCGTCTTGCCGCGCGGTCGGCCGCGGTGCTGCTCGGCTCCGCGCTGGCCGGTTCGCTCGTCATCTTCCTGCTGCTGAGAGTGCTCGGCGGGGATGCGGCCGTGGTGATACTCGGCAGGAGCGCGACGCCGGAATCGCTCGCGGCACTGCGGGCCGAACTGGGACTCGACCGGTCGTGGTTCGTCCAGTACACCGACTGGCTCGGTGGTCTCGTGCGCGGTGAGCTGGGGCGGTCCTACGCGGCGTCCTACGACATCGCGGGCGAGATCGGCGCGAGGCTCGGGGTGACCCTGAGTCTCGCGCTCGTGTCGATCGTGCTGGCGGCTCTGCTCGCGTTGCCACTCGGTACGTTCGCGGCCGTCAACGCCCGCCGCGCCGCTGGTGGATTCGTCGACGTGCTCACCCAGTTCGGCCTCGCGATCCCGGTCTTCTGGGGCGGGCTGCTGCTGATCGTCGTCTTCTCGATCCGGCTCGGCTGGTTTCCGGCAGGCGGGTACGTGCCGTGGACGGTGAGCCCGCTGGACGCCGTCCGCGCATTGACCCTGCCGGTGGTGGCGCTCACCGTGCCGGTCACCGCGGTGTTCGCGCGGTACGTCAGGGCGGCGATGCTCGACATCCTCGATCAGGATTTCATCAGAACGGCCATGGCGAAGGGCAGAACCCTTGGCGGCGCGGCCATGGTGCACGGAGTCCGCAACGCCTCGGTGTCCCTGCTGACCATCGGGGCGCTCCAGCTCGGCACGCTCATCGCGGGCACGGTGGTGATCGAGAACGTGTTCACGTTGCCAGGGCTCGGCGGCCTGTTGCTCAGCGCGCTCACCGGCAGGGAGGTCATGGTCGTCCAGTCGGTCGCGTTCGTGATCATGCTGATCATCCTGGTGCTGAACTTCCTGCTCGACCTCAGCTACGGGCTCGTCGATCCGCGCATCAGGGACCGCGAAGGGGAACGGGCATGA
- a CDS encoding ABC transporter permease, whose amino-acid sequence MKRRSFSLFAGGLLLVLFLGSGLLSLFWTPFAADTIDIPHRLAPPGTDGHLLGTDALGRDVVSQLMAGARNSMLVAVVSTVLATVPGVLAGLVIAGAGRTARTVMSRLVDLGVALPGILIALVLATTLGAGNSAAIIAIVISFIPIVIRVTMAPARQVLALDYVEAARAYGRGRYFVLFRHVLPGITPVLIVLSSVLFASAILTEAALSYLGAGAQRPVPSWGRMLNEAQATIDIAPQLVVFPGLAIVVAVLGFNLFGDGVRAVLDPRQARTVVS is encoded by the coding sequence ATGAAGCGCAGGTCTTTCTCGTTGTTCGCGGGCGGGCTGTTGCTGGTGCTGTTCCTGGGTTCGGGTCTGCTGTCGCTCTTCTGGACCCCGTTCGCGGCCGACACCATCGACATTCCGCACCGGCTTGCCCCGCCAGGCACCGACGGTCACCTGCTCGGGACCGACGCGCTCGGCAGGGACGTGGTGTCGCAACTGATGGCGGGAGCGCGCAACTCGATGCTGGTCGCCGTCGTGTCGACGGTGCTGGCGACGGTTCCCGGCGTGCTCGCGGGCCTCGTCATCGCGGGCGCGGGCCGGACCGCGCGCACGGTGATGAGCAGGCTGGTCGACCTCGGCGTCGCGTTGCCGGGCATTCTGATCGCGCTGGTACTGGCCACGACGCTCGGCGCGGGCAACTCGGCCGCGATCATCGCCATCGTCATCTCGTTCATCCCGATCGTGATCAGGGTGACGATGGCCCCCGCGAGGCAGGTGCTCGCGCTCGACTACGTCGAGGCGGCGCGAGCCTACGGAAGAGGCCGCTACTTCGTGCTTTTCCGGCACGTCCTGCCCGGCATCACGCCGGTGCTCATCGTGCTGAGTTCGGTGCTGTTCGCCTCGGCGATCCTGACCGAAGCCGCACTTTCCTATCTCGGAGCGGGCGCGCAGCGGCCGGTCCCTTCGTGGGGCCGGATGCTGAACGAGGCGCAGGCGACCATCGACATTGCCCCGCAGCTCGTCGTGTTTCCCGGACTGGCCATCGTCGTGGCGGTGCTCGGCTTCAACCTGTTCGGCGACGGGGTGCGCGCGGTCCTCGACCCCCGGCAGGCGAGGACGGTGGTGAGCTGA
- a CDS encoding ABC transporter ATP-binding protein, with the protein MLDIEGLAVSIGGTEVLAVDQLSLGEGERLGVVGESGSGKTMLAMGVAGLLPRQARVTGSIRFEGTDLAGLRGRQRAAARRGRVGVVFQDPQQALNPMMRVGRQIGEALRLGAGRAAAARSRVAESLAEVRLPAPAELMRRYPHQLSGGQRQRVLLAMAMACRPALLIADEPTTALDATVRVEILELIDELSAAHRMAVLFVSHDLGVVRKVSDRIAVLYGGTLMEQGPSADIVERPLHRYTEALIAANPGAPDPDEPRGRRFGTIEGSVPPAGEFPSGCRFRDRCPHETDRCSVPPPRAEARRGHVFRCWNPVTREGSRGDC; encoded by the coding sequence ATGCTGGACATCGAAGGGCTCGCGGTGAGCATCGGCGGCACCGAGGTGCTTGCCGTCGACCAGCTGAGTCTCGGTGAGGGCGAACGCCTGGGCGTCGTCGGCGAGTCGGGGTCGGGCAAGACGATGCTGGCGATGGGCGTGGCCGGACTGTTGCCGAGGCAGGCGCGGGTCACCGGGTCGATCCGGTTCGAGGGAACCGACCTCGCGGGGCTGCGCGGCCGTCAGCGCGCGGCGGCGCGCAGAGGCCGCGTCGGCGTCGTCTTCCAGGACCCGCAGCAGGCCCTCAATCCCATGATGCGCGTCGGAAGGCAAATCGGGGAGGCGCTGCGGCTGGGAGCGGGCAGGGCGGCCGCGGCGCGCTCGCGGGTCGCGGAGTCGCTGGCCGAAGTGCGGTTGCCGGCACCGGCCGAGCTGATGCGGCGGTATCCGCATCAGCTTTCCGGAGGTCAGCGGCAGCGGGTGCTGCTGGCGATGGCGATGGCGTGCAGACCGGCGCTGCTGATCGCGGACGAACCCACGACCGCGCTGGACGCGACGGTGAGGGTGGAGATTCTGGAGCTGATCGACGAGCTGAGCGCGGCACACCGGATGGCGGTGCTGTTCGTGAGCCACGACCTCGGCGTCGTGCGGAAGGTGAGTGACCGGATCGCGGTGCTGTACGGCGGAACGCTGATGGAGCAGGGGCCCTCGGCCGACATCGTCGAGCGCCCGCTGCACCGCTACACCGAGGCTCTGATCGCCGCGAACCCCGGTGCGCCCGATCCGGACGAGCCGCGCGGGCGCCGGTTCGGCACGATCGAGGGCTCGGTTCCTCCAGCCGGTGAGTTCCCTTCGGGGTGCCGGTTCCGCGACCGGTGTCCACATGAGACTGACCGGTGCTCGGTGCCCCCTCCTCGCGCCGAAGCGAGGCGCGGGCACGTCTTCCGGTGCTGGAATCCCGTGACGCGCGAAGGGAGCCGAGGTGATTGTTGA
- a CDS encoding ABC transporter ATP-binding protein: MIVEARGLGFTHRAGTAALSDVGFAVERGQTVGIVGESGSGKSTLVRLLCGLLPGYTGSATYAGREIGDWLREDAREFRSRNQLVFQSPSGSFDPRLRLATSLAEPLRSLARRKPEPGELETQLGEVGLSAELLSRYPHELSGGQLQRMALARALVVNPAVLYADEPTSALDVSVQAQVLNLLMDIQDRLGATLIVVSHDLAVVARLCEYVFVLRAGSVVEHGETTALLRSPASPYTRALITAAESVALDRGVSPVRGGAARRTIRGWRPHG, encoded by the coding sequence GTGATTGTTGAGGCGAGGGGACTCGGCTTCACCCACCGAGCAGGGACGGCAGCGCTCAGCGACGTCGGTTTCGCCGTCGAGCGAGGACAGACCGTCGGCATCGTGGGGGAGTCCGGTTCGGGGAAGTCCACGTTGGTCCGGCTGTTGTGCGGGCTGCTTCCCGGTTACACCGGTTCGGCGACGTACGCGGGCCGGGAGATCGGTGACTGGCTCAGGGAGGACGCCCGTGAGTTCCGCTCGCGCAATCAGCTCGTGTTCCAAAGCCCCTCCGGTTCCTTCGACCCGAGACTGCGGCTGGCCACGTCACTGGCCGAACCGCTCAGATCGCTCGCGCGGAGAAAGCCGGAGCCTGGCGAGCTGGAGACCCAGCTCGGCGAGGTCGGGTTGAGCGCGGAGCTGCTGTCGCGGTATCCCCACGAGCTCTCAGGGGGCCAGTTGCAGCGCATGGCGCTGGCCAGGGCGCTCGTGGTGAACCCGGCCGTGCTCTACGCCGACGAACCGACCAGCGCGCTCGACGTGTCGGTGCAGGCGCAGGTGCTCAACCTGTTGATGGACATCCAGGACCGGCTCGGGGCCACGCTCATCGTCGTCTCGCACGATCTGGCCGTCGTCGCGAGATTGTGCGAGTACGTGTTCGTGCTGCGCGCGGGAAGCGTCGTCGAACACGGGGAGACCACCGCGCTGCTGCGGTCACCGGCTTCGCCCTACACGCGCGCGCTGATCACGGCAGCCGAGTCGGTCGCCCTCGACCGGGGGGTCTCGCCCGTGCGGGGCGGCGCTGCCCGGCGGACGATACGGGGATGGAGACCTCACGGCTGA